One segment of Plasmodium vinckei vinckei genome assembly, chromosome: PVVCY_04 DNA contains the following:
- a CDS encoding 60S ribosomal protein L44, putative produces the protein MVNVPKTRKTYCSNKCKKHTMHKVSQYKKGKERLASLGRRRYDMKQKGFGGQTKPVFKKKAKTTKKIVLKLECTKCKKKRFQTLKRCKTFEMGADKKKKGAVY, from the exons atgGTTAATGTTCCAAAAACAAGAAAAACCTATTGCAGTAACAAATGCAAAAAGCATACCATGCATAAAGTCAgccaatataaaaaaggaaaagaaAGATTGGCATCTTTAGGAAGAAGAAGATATGATATGAAACAAAAAGGTTTTGGAGGTCAAACAAAACcagtttttaaaaaaaaagctaaAACTACTAAAAAGATTGTACTTAAATTG GAATGtacaaaatgtaaaaaaaagagattTCAAACCTTGAAGAGATGCAAAACATTCGAAATGGGTGCTGACAAAAAGAAGAAAGGAGCAGTTTACTAA
- a CDS encoding 1-cys-glutaredoxin-like protein-1, putative: MIIKNRLTIFSPLSKVVMGTNSNLFRFVSAQKGKFSSPSETKKEETHENMINNNITDFKDFEKTEIYQDLKTKIKDILEKEKIVLFMKGTPEQPLCGFSASVVQILNKVNVKDYVYIDVMKNRNLREAIKIYSNWPYIPHLYVKNNFIGGCDIVSDLYNKGELENIVK; encoded by the exons atgataataaaaaacagaTTGACTATTTTTTCACCTTTAAGCAAAGTTGTAATGGGCACAAATAGTAACTTATTTCGATTCGTAAGTGCTCAAAAAGGTAAATTTAGCAGCCCATCAGAAACTAAGAAAGAAGAAACACatgaaaatatgataaataataatatcacCGACTTTAAGGACTTTGAAAAGACAGAAATATATCAG GATTTAAAAACCAAGATCAAAGATATTCTTGAGAAAGAAAagattgttttatttatgaaagGAACACCTGAGCAACCTTTATGTGGATTTAGTGCAAgt GTAGTTCAAATACTAAACAAGGTAAACGTGAAAGATTACGTTTATATTGATGTAATGAAGAACAGGAATTTACGTGAagctataaaaatatatagcaaTTGGCCATATATTCCTcatttatatgtaaaaaataatttcattGGGGGTTGTGATATAGTTTCAGATTTATACAACAAAGGAGAATTAGAAAACATtgttaaataa
- a CDS encoding circumsporozoite (CS) protein, putative yields MKKCTILVVASLLLVDSLLPGYDQNKNVQTKRNLNELCYNEETDNKLYQMLNSKNGKISNRNIVNRLLAAKPEEKKEEKKEEKKEEKKEEKKEEKKEEKKDEKKEEKKAPENKLKQQPEEGQGGNVVPGGGGVDVPGAGAGAGAGAGAGAGAGAGAGAGAGAGAGQGGDAAEQRGGGGGQEGDAAEQRGGGGQGGDAAEQRGGGGGQEGDAAEQRGGGGGGQGGDAAEQRGGGGQEGDAAEQRGGGGGQGGDAAVPADRPAAPADRPAAPADRPAPPADRPAPPADRPAPPADRPAGGGGNNNNPRGQGNQPAGGGNNNNPGRGNNNNNNNNNNNEAPAMPTVEQINEFINKVKNELTDEWSQCSVTCGTGIRIRKRPNLNKQPENYTIDDFETEVCKMDKCSSIFNIVSNSLGFVILLVLVFFN; encoded by the coding sequence atgaaGAAGTGTACCATTTTAGTTGTGGCATCCCTTTTGTTAGTTGATTCCTTACTTCCAGGATatgatcaaaataaaaatgtccAAACCAAAAGAAACTTAAACGAGTTATGTTACAATGAGGAAACCGATAATAAATTGTATCAAATGCTTAACtcaaaaaatggaaaaatatcCAACCGAAATATAGTCAACAGATTACTTGCAGCTAAACCcgaagaaaaaaaggaagaaaaaaaagaagaaaaaaaagaagagaAAAAAGAAGAGAAAAAGGAAGAGAAAAAGGAAGAGAAAAAAGATGAGAAAAAGGAAGAGAAAAAAGCGCCTGAGAATAAATTGAAACAGCAACCAGAAGAAGGACAAGGAGGTAACGTAGTGCCAGGAGGTGGAGGAGTAGACGTACCAGGAGCAGGAGCAGGAGCAGGAGCAGGTGCAGGAGCAGGTGCAGGAGCAGGAGCAGGAGCAGGTGCAGGAGCAGGTGCAGGAGCAGGACAAGGAGGTGATGCAGCAGAACAAAGAGGAGGAGGAGGAGGACAAGAAGGTGATGCAGCAGAACAAAGAGGAGGAGGAGGACAAGGAGGTGATGCAGCAGAACAAAGAGGAGGAGGAGGAGGACAAGAAGGTGATGCAGCAGAACAAAGAGGAGGAGGAGGAGGAGGACAAGGAGGTGATGCAGCAGAACAAAGAGGAGGAGGAGGACAAGAAGGTGATGCAGCAGAACAAAGAGGAGGAGGAGGAGGACAAGGAGGTGATGCAGCAGTACCAGCAGATAGACCAGCAGCACCAGCAGATAGACCTGCAGCACCAGCAGATAGACCAGCACCACCAGCAGATAGACCAGCACCACCAGCAGATAGACCAGCACCACCAGCAGATAGACCAGCAGGAGGTGGTGGTAATAACAACAACCCAAGAGGCCAGGGAAATCAACCAGCAGGAGGTGGTAATAACAATAACCCAGGAAGAGGTAATAACaacaacaataataataataataataatgaagcGCCTGCGATGCCAACTGTGGAGCAAATAAATGAGTTCATTAATAAGGtcaaaaatgaattaacaGACGAGTGGTCTCAATGTAGTGTAACATGTGGTACTGGTATAAGAATTAGAAAACGACCAAATCTAAATAAGCAACCAGAAAATTATACCATAGATGATTTTGAAACTGAAGTTTGTAAAATGGATAAATGTTCaagtatatttaatattgtaAGCAACTCATTAGGatttgtaatattattagtattagtattctttaattaa